The Vibrio agarivorans genome window below encodes:
- the ybeD gene encoding DUF493 family protein YbeD, giving the protein MLTINSDAKLKDLLEFPCSFTYKVMGYAKPELPEKVLEVIQRHAPGDYSPVVKPSAKGNYHSVSINITATSIEQVETLYKELGEIDIVRMVL; this is encoded by the coding sequence ATGCTGACGATTAACTCAGACGCAAAATTGAAAGACTTGCTTGAGTTCCCATGTTCATTTACCTACAAGGTCATGGGTTACGCTAAGCCAGAACTGCCAGAGAAAGTGCTTGAGGTGATTCAACGCCACGCACCTGGTGATTACAGCCCAGTAGTGAAGCCAAGTGCAAAGGGCAACTACCACTCTGTGTCTATCAACATCACTGCGACCTCTATCGAGCAGGTTGAAACCTTATACAAAGAGCTAGGCGAGATTGATATCGTTCGTATGGTTCTGTAA
- a CDS encoding septal ring lytic transglycosylase RlpA family protein yields the protein MKLNRKLCLLGLVTGLLFGCSSPDGERYDLEDDVPPQTPISVDHIEGITPRYEPYSLGGNKDYTLRGQDYTIVKDAKGFTEKGKASWYGKKFHGHLTSNGEIYDMYSMTAAHKTLPLPSYVKVTNVDNGKQTIVRVNDRGPFHEGRIIDLSYAAAHKLGVVQSGVANVEIEVITVEKPQSSAGQKSHPKYIIQVASSQHKDRSEALAKQLSKDLGVESFVQPANNVYRILLGPFADYDDTQATLSEIKGSGHSSAFIRKHTAQ from the coding sequence ATGAAATTGAACCGTAAACTGTGTTTATTAGGCTTAGTTACTGGCCTGCTATTTGGTTGTTCAAGCCCTGATGGTGAGCGCTATGACTTAGAAGATGATGTGCCACCTCAGACACCCATTTCTGTAGACCACATTGAAGGGATTACTCCTCGCTATGAGCCATACAGCCTTGGGGGCAACAAAGACTACACACTACGTGGTCAAGACTACACGATTGTCAAAGACGCCAAAGGCTTTACAGAGAAAGGCAAAGCCTCGTGGTATGGAAAGAAATTTCACGGCCATTTGACCTCCAATGGCGAGATCTACGACATGTACTCCATGACAGCGGCGCATAAAACGCTACCACTGCCAAGCTATGTCAAAGTGACCAATGTCGACAACGGCAAGCAAACGATTGTAAGGGTCAATGACCGTGGCCCTTTTCACGAAGGGCGCATTATCGATTTAAGCTACGCCGCTGCCCATAAACTTGGCGTCGTTCAATCGGGTGTGGCGAATGTTGAAATTGAGGTCATTACCGTAGAAAAGCCACAAAGCAGCGCAGGTCAAAAATCACACCCTAAGTACATTATTCAGGTGGCCAGCTCACAGCATAAAGATCGCTCTGAAGCTCTCGCCAAGCAGTTAAGCAAAGATCTAGGTGTAGAGAGCTTTGTCCAGCCTGCAAACAATGTTTATAGAATTCTTCTTGGCCCTTTTGCCGATTATGATGACACCCAGGCAACCTTGTCTGAGATTAAAGGCTCTGGTCACAGCTCAGCCTTTATTCGCAAACACACTGCCCAATAA
- the glyA gene encoding serine hydroxymethyltransferase — protein MLKRDMNIADYDAELFAAIQEETLRQEEHIELIASENYTSPRVMEAQGSQLTNKYAEGYPGKRYYGGCEYVDKAEALAIDRACELFGCEYANVQPHSGSQANSAVYMALLNPGDTVLGMSLAHGGHLTHGSPVNFSGKHYNVIPYGIDEAGQINYDEMEQLAVEHKPKVIIGGFSAYSQIVDWARMREIADKVDAYLFVDMAHVAGLIAAGVYPTPVPHAHVVTTTTHKTLAGPRGGLILSNAGEDMYKKLNSAVFPGGQGGPLMHVIAGKAVAFKEAMEPEFKEYQARVVKNAKAMVAQFQERGYKIVSNGTENHLFLVDLIDKDITGKEADAALGAANITVNKNSVPNDPRSPFVTSGIRVGSPAITRRGFSEADATELANWMCDVLDNIGNEEVIEATKAKVLEICKRLPVYA, from the coding sequence ATGTTAAAGCGTGATATGAATATCGCAGATTACGATGCGGAACTATTCGCAGCAATCCAGGAAGAAACTCTACGTCAAGAAGAGCACATTGAGCTTATTGCTTCTGAGAACTACACAAGCCCACGTGTAATGGAAGCACAAGGTTCTCAGCTAACCAACAAGTATGCTGAAGGCTATCCTGGCAAGCGTTACTACGGTGGTTGTGAGTACGTAGATAAAGCGGAAGCTTTAGCGATTGATCGTGCTTGTGAACTGTTCGGTTGTGAGTACGCAAACGTTCAGCCTCACTCTGGCTCTCAAGCAAACAGCGCAGTATATATGGCGCTACTGAACCCAGGTGATACAGTCTTAGGTATGAGCCTAGCGCACGGTGGTCACCTGACTCACGGCTCTCCAGTAAACTTCTCAGGTAAACACTACAACGTTATCCCTTACGGTATCGATGAAGCAGGTCAGATCAACTACGACGAGATGGAGCAGCTTGCTGTAGAGCATAAGCCTAAGGTGATCATCGGCGGTTTCTCTGCTTACTCTCAAATCGTAGACTGGGCTCGCATGCGCGAAATCGCAGACAAAGTGGATGCGTACCTATTTGTTGATATGGCTCACGTAGCGGGTCTAATCGCAGCAGGCGTATACCCAACACCAGTACCACATGCTCATGTTGTGACAACAACAACGCACAAAACGCTAGCAGGCCCACGTGGTGGCCTTATCCTATCTAACGCTGGCGAAGACATGTACAAGAAGCTGAACTCGGCAGTTTTCCCTGGTGGTCAGGGCGGTCCTCTAATGCACGTGATCGCGGGTAAAGCGGTAGCGTTCAAAGAAGCGATGGAGCCAGAATTCAAAGAATACCAAGCGCGCGTTGTTAAAAACGCTAAAGCGATGGTCGCTCAATTCCAAGAGCGTGGTTACAAAATCGTATCAAACGGTACTGAAAACCACCTGTTCCTTGTTGACCTAATTGACAAAGACATTACAGGTAAAGAAGCGGATGCAGCACTAGGTGCAGCGAACATCACGGTGAACAAAAACTCAGTGCCAAACGACCCGCGTAGCCCGTTTGTGACTTCTGGTATCCGTGTTGGTTCTCCAGCGATCACTCGTCGTGGTTTCTCTGAAGCTGATGCGACAGAGCTTGCAAACTGGATGTGTGATGTTCTAGACAACATCGGCAACGAAGAAGTAATTGAAGCGACAAAAGCAAAAGTTCTAGAGATCTGTAAACGCCTTCCTGTTTACGCATAA
- the lipA gene encoding lipoyl synthase translates to MSKPIQMEKGVKYRDADKMALIPVKNMPTEQKEVLRKPDWMKIKLPSDSQRIQDIKSAMRKNNLHSVCEEASCPNLAECFNHGTATFMILGAICTRRCPFCDVAHGRPVAPETDEPQKLAKTIADMKLKYVVVTSVDRDDLRDGGAKHFADCNREIRALNPSIKIETLVPDFRGRMDVALELLKDNPPDVFNHNLETAPRLYRKARPGANYKWSLQLLQKFKQQHPTVPTKSGLMMGLGETKEEIVEVLKDLRAHGVTMLTLGQYLAPSRHHLPVERYVPPEEFDELKEIALELGFTHAACGPFVRSSYHADMQAQGIEVK, encoded by the coding sequence ATGAGTAAACCAATCCAAATGGAAAAAGGCGTCAAATATCGTGACGCAGATAAAATGGCGCTTATTCCAGTTAAGAATATGCCTACAGAGCAAAAAGAAGTGCTACGTAAGCCTGACTGGATGAAAATCAAGTTGCCATCAGACAGCCAGCGTATTCAAGATATTAAGTCGGCGATGCGCAAGAACAACCTTCACTCGGTATGTGAAGAGGCCTCTTGCCCTAACCTAGCAGAGTGTTTTAACCACGGTACGGCGACCTTTATGATTCTTGGTGCCATCTGTACTCGTCGTTGCCCTTTCTGTGACGTAGCTCATGGCCGCCCGGTTGCACCAGAAACGGATGAACCACAAAAGCTCGCGAAAACAATCGCAGATATGAAGCTGAAATACGTCGTAGTGACATCAGTTGACCGTGACGATCTTCGTGATGGTGGTGCGAAGCATTTCGCAGATTGTAATCGTGAGATCCGCGCACTCAACCCGAGCATCAAGATTGAAACACTTGTGCCTGATTTCCGTGGCCGTATGGATGTCGCACTTGAGCTGCTGAAAGATAACCCGCCAGATGTGTTCAACCACAACCTTGAGACAGCCCCGCGTCTTTACCGTAAAGCTCGTCCGGGCGCAAACTACAAGTGGTCTTTACAACTGCTTCAGAAATTCAAACAGCAGCACCCAACGGTGCCGACCAAATCTGGACTGATGATGGGCCTTGGTGAAACAAAAGAAGAAATCGTTGAAGTACTCAAAGATCTTCGTGCACATGGCGTGACTATGTTGACCTTAGGTCAATACCTTGCCCCAAGCCGTCACCACTTGCCAGTTGAACGCTACGTGCCGCCTGAAGAGTTTGATGAGCTCAAAGAGATTGCACTCGAGCTAGGCTTTACTCACGCTGCATGTGGACCATTTGTTCGCTCGTCATACCATGCCGATATGCAAGCGCAAGGTATTGAAGTGAAATAG
- a CDS encoding serine hydrolase encodes MINLSLKPSLNKALLASMAALFASFSANASIVPSPPAVAAKGYVLMDYHTGELLAASNENTRLSPASLTKMMTSYVIGQEVKAGNVSLDDDVTISKNAWARNFPGSSKMFLEVGKTVKLEELNKGIIIQSGNDACVAAAEHIAGSEGAFVDLMNGWAQHLGMTNSHYGNVHGLDNPELYSTPYDLALLGQALIRDVPEEYRVYSNKSFTYNGITQHNRNGLLWDKNMNVDGIKTGYTRNAGYNLVSSATQGEMRLIAVVMGTKNPDARKSESKKLLSYGFRFFETVAPNTAGEVFATEKVWMADKPTINLGVDEDTFVTLPRGSADQLTANFVLDQELQAPIEKGQKVGTLYYDLEGENIAQYSLVALESVQEGSLFSRMWDYIVMLVNSWF; translated from the coding sequence ATGATCAATCTCTCTCTAAAGCCTTCGCTCAATAAGGCTTTGCTCGCCTCTATGGCAGCGCTATTCGCCTCTTTTTCTGCCAACGCTAGTATCGTTCCAAGCCCACCGGCCGTCGCGGCAAAGGGGTACGTTTTAATGGACTATCATACCGGCGAACTGCTCGCGGCAAGTAACGAAAACACTCGCCTGTCGCCAGCCAGCTTGACTAAAATGATGACCAGCTATGTGATTGGTCAAGAGGTCAAAGCGGGTAACGTCTCTCTCGATGACGATGTCACCATCAGTAAAAATGCCTGGGCTCGCAACTTCCCTGGCTCCTCAAAGATGTTCTTAGAAGTGGGTAAAACCGTTAAGCTTGAGGAGCTCAACAAAGGCATCATTATTCAATCAGGCAACGACGCTTGTGTAGCAGCCGCTGAACACATCGCAGGCTCTGAAGGCGCATTTGTTGACCTAATGAATGGCTGGGCTCAGCATCTTGGCATGACCAACTCGCACTACGGAAATGTGCACGGCCTCGACAACCCTGAGCTTTACTCAACGCCTTACGATCTCGCGCTATTAGGCCAAGCCTTAATCCGCGATGTACCAGAAGAGTATCGCGTCTACTCAAATAAGTCGTTTACCTACAATGGTATTACCCAGCACAACCGTAACGGGTTGTTGTGGGATAAGAACATGAATGTCGACGGCATCAAAACCGGTTACACCCGTAACGCGGGCTACAACTTAGTCAGCTCGGCAACTCAAGGCGAAATGCGCTTGATTGCGGTTGTCATGGGAACAAAGAACCCAGATGCACGTAAATCGGAAAGTAAAAAACTCCTTAGTTATGGCTTCCGCTTCTTCGAAACCGTTGCGCCAAATACGGCAGGTGAAGTATTCGCAACCGAAAAAGTCTGGATGGCGGATAAGCCAACCATCAACCTTGGCGTAGACGAAGATACTTTTGTCACTTTACCTCGTGGTAGTGCAGACCAACTTACGGCAAACTTCGTCTTAGACCAAGAGCTGCAAGCACCTATTGAGAAAGGCCAAAAAGTCGGTACGCTATACTATGACTTAGAGGGCGAAAACATCGCGCAGTACTCACTAGTGGCACTGGAGTCGGTTCAAGAAGGTAGCCTATTTAGCCGCATGTGGGATTACATTGTCATGCTTGTGAATAGCTGGTTCTAA
- the lipB gene encoding lipoyl(octanoyl) transferase LipB, with the protein MENRLIVRHLGRQDYQPVWQAMHDFTDTRDENTVDEVWLVEHNPVFTQGQAGKQEHLLNTGDIPVVQSDRGGQVTYHGPGQLVAYVLINLRRKNIGVRDLVTHIENTVINTLKRFDVESAARPDAPGVYVDNRKICSLGLRIRRGCSFHGLALNINMDLTPFLRINPCGYAGMEMVQLNDLTSTTQLKQVQSPLIEELVALLDYQDIEFVTEAVEHE; encoded by the coding sequence ATGGAAAATAGACTGATTGTCAGACACTTAGGTCGCCAAGACTACCAACCTGTATGGCAAGCAATGCATGACTTTACCGATACTCGCGATGAGAATACGGTTGATGAGGTGTGGCTTGTTGAACACAACCCCGTTTTTACGCAGGGTCAGGCTGGGAAACAAGAGCACCTACTCAACACTGGAGATATACCAGTGGTACAAAGTGATCGCGGCGGTCAAGTTACCTACCATGGTCCCGGTCAATTAGTCGCTTACGTATTGATTAATCTGCGCCGAAAAAATATCGGTGTGCGAGATTTAGTCACCCATATCGAGAACACGGTGATCAATACACTCAAACGCTTTGATGTCGAGTCCGCAGCACGCCCTGATGCTCCAGGTGTCTATGTCGACAATCGCAAGATCTGCTCACTCGGTCTGCGCATTCGTCGCGGCTGCTCTTTCCATGGGCTCGCTCTCAACATCAATATGGACCTTACCCCCTTCCTACGCATCAATCCTTGTGGTTATGCTGGCATGGAAATGGTTCAGCTGAATGACCTCACCTCAACAACACAATTAAAACAAGTCCAGTCACCTTTAATCGAAGAACTCGTTGCATTGTTAGATTACCAAGACATCGAGTTTGTTACGGAAGCGGTAGAACATGAGTAA
- the rodA gene encoding rod shape-determining protein RodA, whose amino-acid sequence MKLDPSTGQNRAFFQRLHIDLPLLLGILALMGFGLVVMYSASGQDVGMMDRQAMRMVLSIVVMVVLAQIPPRTYETLAPIMFFCGLGLLLGVLFFGEASKGAQRWLNLGFVRFQPSELMKLAVPLMVARYIGKGTLPPTFQTLVMSLVMVIVPTILIAKQPDLGTSILIAASGIFVIFLAGISWRIIIAAVVGVGAFVPILWFFLMREYQKVRVRTLFNPESDPLGAGYHIIQSKIAIGSGGISGKGWLQGTQSQLEFLPERHTDFIFAVIAEEWGMIGILALFALYLYIIGRGLYLASHAQTAFGRMMAGSIVLSFFVYVFVNIGMVSGILPVVGVPLPLISYGGTSMVTLMAGFGILMSIHTHRKAFSKAS is encoded by the coding sequence ATGAAACTAGACCCTTCAACCGGTCAAAACCGTGCCTTCTTCCAACGCCTCCATATCGACCTACCACTATTGCTGGGCATTCTCGCGCTGATGGGCTTTGGCCTAGTCGTGATGTATAGCGCCAGCGGCCAAGATGTCGGCATGATGGACAGACAAGCCATGCGTATGGTGCTCTCTATTGTCGTGATGGTTGTGCTTGCCCAAATACCGCCTCGCACCTACGAAACCCTTGCCCCTATCATGTTCTTCTGTGGGTTAGGGTTGCTGCTTGGGGTGCTATTTTTTGGTGAAGCCTCTAAAGGTGCTCAGCGCTGGCTGAACCTTGGCTTTGTCCGCTTCCAGCCATCGGAGCTGATGAAGCTCGCGGTGCCTCTAATGGTGGCACGCTATATCGGTAAAGGCACACTGCCCCCAACATTTCAGACCCTAGTGATGTCGTTGGTTATGGTGATAGTACCAACCATCTTGATTGCTAAACAGCCCGACCTTGGCACATCAATCCTTATTGCAGCATCCGGCATTTTCGTTATTTTCCTCGCAGGCATAAGCTGGAGGATCATCATTGCTGCCGTGGTGGGTGTCGGTGCGTTCGTTCCAATTCTCTGGTTCTTCTTGATGCGTGAGTATCAAAAAGTGCGGGTAAGAACACTGTTTAACCCTGAATCTGACCCACTTGGGGCGGGCTATCATATTATCCAGAGTAAGATCGCCATCGGCTCTGGGGGCATTTCTGGCAAAGGTTGGTTGCAAGGCACTCAGTCACAACTTGAGTTTCTTCCTGAGCGTCATACCGACTTCATCTTTGCTGTTATTGCCGAAGAGTGGGGAATGATTGGAATCTTAGCCCTGTTCGCACTCTACCTTTATATCATTGGCCGTGGGCTGTATCTCGCAAGTCACGCGCAAACCGCTTTTGGTCGAATGATGGCTGGCAGTATCGTGCTGAGCTTCTTCGTCTATGTATTTGTCAATATCGGCATGGTCAGTGGCATCTTGCCCGTTGTTGGCGTGCCCCTCCCTCTAATAAGCTATGGCGGTACATCCATGGTGACACTAATGGCAGGCTTTGGCATCTTGATGTCGATTCACACTCACCGAAAAGCATTCTCTAAGGCGTCTTAG
- a CDS encoding YitT family protein, with protein MEKHTNKEDWIAIITGTFLVAQGVFFLQNAQLLTGGTTGLALLLSQIIPLTFGVLYFACNIPFYLMAWQRFGRRFAINSAISGGLVSIFADHLHLLITVDHINSIYCAIAGGLLMGLGMLILFRHRSSLGGFNVLCLFVQDKFGISVGKTQMAIDAAILIASSLFVTPWVIGLSVLGAVILNLVLGMNHKPTRYTVSYS; from the coding sequence ATGGAAAAGCACACAAATAAAGAAGATTGGATTGCGATAATCACGGGAACATTTTTGGTAGCTCAGGGGGTGTTCTTTTTACAAAACGCGCAGCTTCTTACGGGCGGTACAACAGGGCTAGCACTGTTGCTATCGCAAATCATACCTCTAACATTCGGTGTGCTTTACTTTGCATGCAACATTCCCTTCTACTTAATGGCGTGGCAGCGCTTTGGTCGTCGTTTTGCCATCAATAGTGCAATTTCTGGCGGGCTGGTCTCTATCTTTGCCGATCATCTACATTTGCTGATCACTGTCGATCATATCAACTCTATTTATTGTGCCATTGCGGGTGGGCTACTGATGGGCTTAGGAATGCTGATTCTGTTCCGTCATCGCTCAAGCCTCGGCGGCTTTAATGTGCTATGTCTGTTTGTTCAAGATAAGTTTGGTATTTCAGTGGGTAAAACCCAGATGGCGATTGATGCGGCGATTTTGATTGCATCGAGTTTGTTTGTCACGCCTTGGGTGATTGGATTGTCGGTACTGGGGGCAGTGATATTGAACTTGGTGTTGGGTATGAATCATAAGCCGACTCGCTACACCGTCAGCTATTCATAG
- a CDS encoding LysR family transcriptional regulator: protein MNANYLKHFVAVAEHGSFTQAAHTLNIAQPPLSISIKKLEQDLGLTLFLRKGRQVSLTLEGEVLYKHAKQVQQSLEDTKTAMEELRGLDKGEVRLGVPSMMGSYYFPEILMAFKSRYPNLKLTVINAGTRSIRQMLLDGTLDIGVINHYTEAETLETDHLLTSNMVAAVGKQHPLAQHSTISLKEFFQHELVLFEAGYFHRDFIEKKAQEYGMPMHFSFETNLLPLILSIVKNEFAITALLDMVTDYEKDVVAIPFDESVELNLALAWRKNGYLSIAHRTFIEFVKQNR from the coding sequence ATGAACGCTAACTATCTCAAGCACTTTGTTGCTGTCGCCGAACATGGCAGCTTCACCCAAGCCGCCCATACCCTGAATATCGCACAGCCTCCCTTGAGCATATCAATAAAAAAACTAGAGCAAGATCTTGGGTTGACGCTATTCCTTCGTAAAGGAAGACAGGTCTCTCTAACATTAGAGGGTGAAGTGCTCTACAAACATGCGAAACAGGTTCAACAGTCGCTTGAAGACACGAAAACAGCGATGGAAGAGCTCAGAGGCTTAGACAAGGGAGAAGTTCGGTTAGGCGTTCCGAGTATGATGGGATCCTACTATTTCCCGGAAATCTTAATGGCCTTCAAGAGTCGATACCCTAACTTAAAACTTACGGTGATCAATGCGGGCACACGTTCTATTCGTCAAATGCTGCTCGATGGAACACTCGATATCGGGGTAATCAACCACTATACCGAAGCAGAGACTCTCGAAACTGACCATCTCCTCACATCAAATATGGTGGCAGCGGTTGGAAAACAGCACCCACTGGCACAACACTCGACTATCAGCTTAAAAGAGTTCTTTCAACATGAGCTAGTGTTGTTTGAAGCTGGGTATTTTCATCGAGACTTTATCGAGAAGAAGGCGCAAGAGTATGGTATGCCTATGCATTTCTCATTTGAAACTAACCTGTTACCACTCATTCTGAGCATCGTCAAAAATGAGTTTGCCATTACCGCCCTACTCGATATGGTGACGGACTATGAAAAAGACGTTGTCGCTATCCCATTTGATGAAAGTGTTGAGCTTAATCTAGCCCTTGCTTGGCGCAAGAATGGCTATCTCTCTATTGCACATAGAACGTTTATTGAGTTTGTAAAACAGAACCGCTAG
- a CDS encoding MFS transporter has translation MVEYQSKPYYRITFSLALGAFLIFCNLYLFQPMLPQLALEFSATAFQINWVFAITSLVLSVSLIPWAVYSERQGRRQVMLMSLFSLPVVSALMLLSDSLVLLILARAILGLCLAGYLAVGVAYLVEELSDKAFTHAIAIYVAANSVGGICGRLFGGLLLEVGRWQVAVGVMALFTLLGAIFVMYCLPKQQYFKPKAGLLRHHNRAVLRHFHNKPLWIAMLIGGINFALFVNLYTVMGFRLVAEPHNLPVGIASMIFLCYLAGTFSSSLSSKWRGSTSMGIGLGTLLMLVGIVIAYIESISAMVLGLLLISFGAFFTHTLAYAWTSKKASTGKATAVALYLVHYYVGGSLGGFWLIYCWQQGAWFGVLLGSLPLIALLFVLCFSLVKQPAQSELSHS, from the coding sequence ATGGTTGAATATCAGTCTAAGCCTTACTATCGCATCACCTTCAGCCTCGCCCTTGGGGCGTTTCTTATCTTTTGTAACTTGTACTTGTTTCAACCGATGCTGCCTCAGCTCGCGCTCGAGTTCTCTGCGACTGCATTTCAAATCAATTGGGTGTTTGCCATCACCTCTCTGGTTCTCTCAGTGAGCTTGATTCCTTGGGCGGTCTATTCTGAGAGGCAAGGACGGCGACAAGTGATGCTAATGAGCTTGTTTTCGTTGCCTGTCGTGAGTGCGTTGATGCTCCTGTCTGACAGCTTGGTTTTGCTGATACTTGCGCGAGCGATTTTAGGGCTGTGTCTTGCGGGTTACCTAGCGGTTGGTGTGGCGTATTTAGTCGAAGAGTTAAGTGATAAAGCCTTTACTCATGCTATCGCTATCTATGTAGCGGCGAACTCAGTTGGTGGAATTTGTGGTCGTTTATTTGGAGGGCTTTTGCTTGAAGTAGGGCGCTGGCAAGTGGCGGTAGGTGTGATGGCTCTCTTTACCCTTCTGGGCGCTATTTTTGTGATGTATTGTTTGCCTAAACAACAGTATTTCAAACCGAAAGCGGGGCTTCTAAGGCATCATAACCGTGCTGTATTAAGGCATTTTCACAACAAGCCACTGTGGATAGCGATGCTCATTGGCGGCATTAACTTTGCCTTGTTTGTTAACTTATACACTGTAATGGGCTTTCGTCTTGTGGCTGAACCACATAACTTGCCTGTGGGGATCGCGAGTATGATTTTCTTGTGTTACCTGGCAGGCACGTTCAGTTCGAGCTTGTCGTCAAAATGGCGAGGGAGTACTAGCATGGGGATAGGGCTAGGGACTTTGTTGATGCTAGTGGGCATTGTTATCGCTTATATAGAGTCTATTTCTGCGATGGTATTGGGACTGTTGCTGATCAGCTTTGGCGCATTTTTTACCCATACTCTAGCGTACGCTTGGACCAGCAAGAAGGCTTCAACTGGCAAAGCGACAGCAGTTGCACTTTACTTAGTTCATTATTATGTAGGGGGAAGTTTAGGCGGTTTTTGGCTGATCTATTGCTGGCAGCAGGGGGCATGGTTTGGTGTCTTGCTTGGGTCGCTTCCGTTGATAGCTCTGCTGTTTGTTCTGTGTTTTAGCTTGGTGAAGCAACCTGCTCAGTCAGAGCTCTCCCACTCATAA